The following proteins are co-located in the Sporolactobacillus pectinivorans genome:
- a CDS encoding ABC transporter ATP-binding protein gives MIRSFFSYYRPYKKLFMLDFSCAVIAALLELAFPVAVDQVIDKLMPGRDWSLIVLASAGLLFFYLFNTCLQYIVTYWGHKLGISIETDMRQELFEHIQNQSFHFFDNHKTGHLMSRLTTDLFNIGETAHHGPEGVFIALMSLVGSFLLMLSINWQLACITFALVPVLTIFLVVYNLKMTHATDKIYQDIAVFNANVENAVGGVRVVQAFSNEAHENKQFRENNKKYRFAKLASYKILGADDSVNYFMVRLITLFTLISGAWFVIHGSLTDGQFVAFLLIANIFVRPIENINMIIEIYPQGMAGFKRFKKMMSMKPEIVDAVNAQDVPHVRGDIAYHDVSFGYEGKRLVLSHINLQIHVGETVAFVGPTGAGKTTLCSLLPRFYDVKGGSVTIDGLDIRQMKLSSLRRHIGLVQQDVFLFSGTLRENLAYGKLNATEEEIWRVVRFARLEEMIREMPDGLDTVIGERGVKLSGGQKQRLSIARMFLKDPSILILDEATSALDTATEAAIQQSLEELSAGRTTLIIAHRLATIKNADRIIVVTENGISEQGTHEELLRKGGVYSKLYESQFAM, from the coding sequence TTGATCCGAAGTTTTTTTTCATACTACCGGCCTTACAAAAAACTTTTTATGCTGGATTTCTCATGCGCTGTGATCGCGGCACTGCTTGAACTTGCATTCCCGGTCGCGGTGGATCAGGTGATTGACAAGCTGATGCCGGGGAGGGACTGGTCACTGATCGTTCTGGCTTCAGCAGGACTTTTGTTTTTTTACCTGTTCAACACATGTCTGCAATATATTGTCACTTACTGGGGCCATAAGCTTGGCATCAGCATAGAAACCGATATGCGTCAGGAATTATTTGAACACATTCAAAATCAGTCCTTTCATTTTTTTGATAATCATAAAACAGGACACTTGATGTCTCGTCTGACGACCGATCTTTTTAATATAGGAGAAACGGCGCATCACGGACCTGAAGGAGTGTTTATTGCGCTGATGTCGCTCGTCGGCTCATTTTTGCTGATGCTGTCCATTAATTGGCAGCTCGCCTGTATCACTTTTGCGCTTGTCCCGGTGCTGACCATTTTTCTCGTTGTCTATAACCTGAAAATGACACATGCTACGGATAAAATCTATCAGGATATTGCTGTATTTAACGCCAATGTGGAAAATGCTGTCGGCGGTGTCCGCGTGGTGCAAGCTTTTTCAAATGAAGCTCATGAAAATAAACAGTTCAGAGAAAATAATAAAAAGTATCGCTTCGCAAAACTGGCTTCATACAAAATTCTCGGCGCGGATGACTCTGTCAATTACTTCATGGTCCGGCTGATTACCCTGTTTACTCTAATCAGCGGAGCATGGTTTGTGATTCACGGAAGCCTGACAGATGGACAGTTTGTTGCTTTTCTGCTGATCGCAAATATATTTGTCCGGCCGATTGAGAATATTAATATGATTATCGAAATTTATCCTCAGGGCATGGCCGGGTTCAAGCGGTTTAAAAAAATGATGAGCATGAAGCCGGAGATTGTCGATGCCGTGAACGCGCAGGACGTCCCGCATGTAAGGGGCGACATTGCCTATCATGATGTCAGTTTCGGGTATGAAGGGAAACGTCTCGTTCTCAGCCATATCAACCTGCAGATTCACGTCGGAGAAACGGTTGCTTTTGTCGGGCCCACCGGAGCCGGCAAGACGACGCTTTGCAGCCTGTTGCCACGATTTTATGATGTAAAAGGTGGGTCGGTAACCATTGACGGTTTGGATATCCGTCAGATGAAGCTCTCTTCTCTGCGCCGCCATATTGGTCTCGTACAGCAGGATGTTTTCCTTTTCTCAGGGACGCTGAGAGAAAATCTGGCCTACGGTAAGCTGAATGCTACGGAAGAAGAAATCTGGCGAGTCGTTCGTTTTGCACGGTTGGAAGAAATGATCCGTGAGATGCCTGACGGGCTGGATACAGTGATCGGCGAACGCGGAGTCAAACTTTCAGGCGGACAAAAACAGCGGTTATCCATCGCCCGCATGTTCTTGAAAGATCCTTCGATTCTGATCCTCGATGAAGCGACTTCGGCACTGGACACCGCGACGGAAGCGGCGATTCAGCAATCGCTTGAAGAATTATCCGCTGGGCGAACAACGCTGATTATTGCCCATCGGCTGGCAACGATCAAGAACGCTGACAGAATTATTGTGGTTACCGAAAATGGAATCAGCGAGCAAGGGACCCATGAGGAATTATTGAGAAAAGGAGGAGTCTACAGCAAGCTTTATGAATCCCAGTTTGCTATGTGA
- a CDS encoding GNAT family N-acetyltransferase → MGEIRELANRSDWLNAYPVIHQLRTGLDEETYLELVEQANRNEGYHLFAFFEGDVIVSAVGFMPMTTLYNGPSVWVCDLVTDENQRSKGYGGQLLTFVHTWAEANGYSVVSLSSDLQRKDAHRFYQEKMGYDRVSSVFKKTVG, encoded by the coding sequence GTGGGTGAAATCAGAGAATTAGCCAACAGATCCGATTGGCTGAACGCTTATCCCGTGATTCATCAGCTGCGGACAGGTCTGGATGAAGAAACTTATCTGGAATTGGTTGAACAGGCAAACCGTAATGAAGGCTATCATTTGTTCGCTTTTTTTGAGGGCGATGTCATTGTTTCTGCTGTCGGATTTATGCCGATGACAACACTTTACAACGGTCCTTCCGTTTGGGTTTGTGATTTAGTGACCGATGAAAATCAGCGCTCCAAAGGTTATGGCGGACAATTGCTGACATTCGTTCATACTTGGGCCGAGGCAAACGGTTATTCTGTTGTTTCGCTGTCCAGCGATCTGCAGCGGAAGGATGCACACCGCTTCTACCAAGAGAAAATGGGTTATGACCGCGTCAGCTCTGTTTTTAAGAAGACAGTTGGCTGA
- the ald gene encoding alanine dehydrogenase, which translates to MIIGIPKELKNNERRVAITPAGTFHLVHEGHSVYVETNAGAGAGFSDQEYENAGAFITSAEKAWSAEMVIKVKEPEPEEYHFFHEGLILFTYLHLAPAAGAELTKALVSSKVVSIAYETVQRADHVLPLLQPMSEVAGRMAVQIGAQYLEKFSDGAGKGILLGGVPGVSRGKVTVVGGGIVGTNAAKIAVGLGADVTILDISADRLRDLDDIFGTSLNTMMSNPYNIAEAVKDADLVVGCVLIPGAKAPKLVTEDMVASMAANSVIVDVAIDQGGIVETSDHSTTHDDPTYIKHGVVHYAVANMPGAVPRTSTLALTNVTIPYAAKIAGKGFVKACLEDEALLKGLNTLDGYVTFKAVAEAHNLEYKNAHELLAAASNV; encoded by the coding sequence ATGATCATCGGAATACCTAAGGAATTGAAAAACAACGAACGCCGGGTGGCGATTACACCGGCAGGCACATTCCATCTTGTTCATGAAGGCCACAGCGTATATGTAGAAACTAATGCGGGAGCTGGGGCCGGTTTTTCAGATCAGGAATACGAGAATGCAGGCGCGTTCATCACTTCGGCTGAAAAAGCATGGTCCGCGGAAATGGTCATTAAAGTCAAGGAACCTGAACCTGAAGAATATCATTTTTTCCATGAAGGATTAATTCTTTTTACTTATCTTCACCTTGCACCTGCAGCCGGTGCCGAACTGACTAAAGCACTTGTTTCCAGTAAAGTAGTCTCCATTGCTTATGAAACGGTTCAGCGCGCAGACCATGTCCTCCCTCTGCTTCAGCCAATGAGCGAAGTAGCCGGTAGAATGGCAGTCCAAATCGGAGCGCAGTATCTGGAAAAATTCAGCGATGGCGCTGGAAAAGGTATCCTGCTTGGCGGGGTACCCGGTGTCTCACGCGGTAAAGTTACCGTTGTCGGCGGCGGTATCGTTGGAACAAACGCCGCAAAAATAGCCGTTGGTTTAGGCGCCGATGTAACTATTCTTGACATCAGTGCCGACCGGCTCCGTGATCTTGATGATATTTTTGGTACATCACTCAATACAATGATGTCCAATCCATATAATATCGCCGAAGCCGTAAAAGATGCGGATCTCGTTGTCGGCTGCGTGCTAATTCCTGGTGCAAAAGCACCAAAACTGGTTACGGAAGACATGGTCGCTTCCATGGCGGCAAATTCAGTCATTGTCGATGTTGCAATTGACCAGGGCGGTATCGTTGAGACATCTGACCATAGCACAACCCACGATGATCCAACATACATCAAGCACGGCGTTGTTCATTACGCGGTTGCCAATATGCCGGGCGCGGTTCCGAGAACGTCGACATTGGCACTGACCAATGTTACCATACCATATGCCGCAAAAATTGCAGGAAAAGGTTTCGTAAAAGCATGCCTTGAAGACGAGGCCCTGCTGAAAGGTTTGAATACGCTAGACGGCTATGTGACATTCAAAGCTGTAGCAGAAGCGCACAATCTGGAATACAAAAACGCACACGAACTGCTTGCTGCCGCAAGCAACGTATGA
- a CDS encoding PucR family transcriptional regulator — MVEEMSFCVRDVMQRPLFQRARLIAGKNGGYREVRWVHILEITHAAPYVSKNDLILTTGLWLKRSVQSGLDYMRQIIDHETAGLCIEFGTTVDEIPEEIITLCDNHDFPLILFRQPVRFEEITQDIHSYLINRHFGLMKKLEEFSQKQQQLILQSTDIPAILRLLQKYAEGQIIYLSSIKSNKFYPAVERETAEAINSFCNNKLKNFDQINEMEIWEIDETHYILIQPVICFGQVFSYIGLMIHLPLPTEYTRLLLDYASKAVATVLLRTQFLEEKILRNQNELIQDILSQQIDSEEQAQMRMGLPSPDENRYLFIGGIIEFEHNVLEAGPERMETMNQDLSVLIRSLLNRFQMHHLMMMKNNQIYLLCAKEKLNGQSAESLKRSILRLISGLKRFVEEALGGLNFHAGFGKTRNQLVETWKSFKEAYQVIEVSQAVPAMKHCCFYDKIGIYQLLKAVPQPFIHVFVSDQLSSLIAYDRLHHLDLVQTLGVYFKFMGSKGETAKALFIHRQTLYNRLEKISDILGEDFFEPQKRYCLEMALLGYELLGDNR, encoded by the coding sequence ATGGTTGAGGAAATGTCATTTTGTGTCAGGGATGTCATGCAGCGGCCGCTCTTTCAGCGGGCAAGGCTGATTGCCGGCAAAAACGGCGGGTATAGAGAAGTGCGCTGGGTTCATATTCTCGAAATTACTCATGCGGCGCCGTACGTCAGCAAAAATGATCTGATCCTGACCACGGGTTTATGGCTGAAGCGATCTGTTCAGTCCGGGCTTGATTATATGCGCCAGATTATCGACCACGAAACTGCCGGATTATGCATCGAATTTGGGACAACTGTTGATGAAATTCCGGAAGAGATTATCACACTTTGCGATAATCATGATTTCCCACTGATTCTTTTCAGACAGCCGGTCCGCTTTGAAGAGATCACGCAGGATATCCATTCATACCTGATTAACCGCCATTTCGGGCTCATGAAGAAATTGGAGGAGTTTTCACAGAAACAGCAGCAGCTCATATTGCAAAGCACAGACATCCCTGCAATTTTGAGGCTGCTGCAAAAGTATGCAGAAGGTCAGATTATCTATCTATCTTCGATTAAATCAAATAAATTCTACCCGGCCGTTGAGAGGGAAACTGCGGAAGCCATTAACAGTTTCTGCAATAATAAACTGAAAAATTTTGACCAGATAAATGAAATGGAGATATGGGAAATTGATGAAACCCATTATATTCTCATTCAGCCGGTGATCTGTTTCGGTCAGGTTTTTTCTTATATTGGCCTGATGATTCATCTGCCTCTTCCCACAGAGTATACGAGATTGCTGCTGGACTATGCCTCAAAAGCAGTTGCAACAGTTTTACTGCGGACACAGTTTCTTGAGGAAAAAATATTAAGAAACCAGAATGAATTGATTCAGGATATCCTCAGTCAGCAGATTGATAGTGAGGAGCAGGCGCAGATGCGCATGGGGCTTCCATCTCCGGATGAAAATCGTTATCTGTTTATCGGCGGGATCATTGAATTTGAACATAATGTGCTTGAAGCTGGGCCGGAAAGAATGGAAACGATGAATCAGGATCTGTCTGTACTGATTCGCTCACTGCTCAACCGTTTTCAGATGCACCATTTGATGATGATGAAAAATAATCAGATCTATCTGTTGTGTGCGAAAGAAAAATTAAATGGTCAATCAGCTGAATCTTTGAAACGCAGCATTTTAAGACTGATCTCCGGCCTGAAAAGATTCGTCGAAGAAGCGCTTGGAGGATTAAACTTTCATGCCGGATTCGGCAAGACAAGAAACCAATTAGTTGAGACGTGGAAAAGCTTTAAAGAAGCTTATCAGGTCATTGAAGTTTCTCAGGCAGTGCCCGCTATGAAGCATTGCTGCTTTTACGATAAAATAGGCATCTATCAGTTGCTTAAGGCAGTACCACAGCCGTTTATACATGTCTTTGTCAGCGATCAGCTTAGCTCTTTGATTGCGTATGACAGGCTCCATCACTTAGATCTCGTTCAGACGCTTGGCGTTTATTTCAAATTTATGGGTTCAAAGGGCGAGACGGCAAAGGCATTGTTTATCCATCGGCAGACTTTATACAACCGACTTGAAAAAATCAGTGATATACTGGGGGAGGATTTCTTTGAGCCCCAGAAGCGATATTGTCTTGAAATGGCTTTGCTCGGATATGAGCTGCTTGGGGACAATAGATAA
- a CDS encoding ABC transporter permease, whose amino-acid sequence MGYLKPYWKNYRPRFILAILFLSLEALADLMQPAMMSRIVDQGVARSNTPLIEKYGLLMLLITLAGAFGACMRNVLSVNVSQNFARDLRQDLYVKIQRFSLKNIDRFGNATLITRLTNDVTRVQTFANGLMRMMLKAPLVGIGSLFMAVNLNPKLSLILLGVTPVIAFLIYLNMKISYPYFRKVQGALDRVNRSVQEYLSGVRVVKVFNRFSYEEERXIRSGVPFRRSGCQGLQSIFL is encoded by the coding sequence ATGGGCTATCTGAAGCCCTATTGGAAAAATTATCGACCCCGATTTATTCTCGCAATCCTTTTTCTCTCTCTAGAAGCATTGGCTGATCTAATGCAGCCAGCCATGATGTCCCGGATTGTTGATCAGGGTGTCGCACGATCAAATACGCCCCTCATTGAAAAATACGGTTTGCTGATGCTCTTGATTACTCTGGCCGGGGCCTTTGGCGCCTGCATGCGCAATGTGCTTTCTGTCAATGTTTCACAGAATTTCGCACGGGATCTGAGACAGGACCTGTACGTAAAAATCCAGCGCTTTTCATTGAAAAATATAGACCGTTTCGGCAATGCGACACTGATTACACGGCTGACTAACGATGTCACTCGCGTACAGACTTTTGCCAACGGACTGATGCGGATGATGTTGAAGGCACCGCTTGTCGGCATCGGCAGCCTTTTTATGGCGGTCAATCTGAATCCGAAACTTTCATTGATCCTGCTTGGTGTTACCCCTGTCATTGCTTTTTTAATTTATTTGAATATGAAGATCAGCTATCCGTATTTCAGAAAGGTTCAGGGTGCACTGGACCGTGTGAACAGATCCGTTCAGGAGTACCTTTCCGGCGTTCGGGTTGTCAAGGTCTTCAATCGATTTTCCTATGAAGAGGAGAGGNAGATCCGTTCAGGAGTACCTTTCCGGCGTTCGGGTTGTCAAGGTCTTCAATCGATTTTCCTATGA
- a CDS encoding ABC transporter ATP-binding protein, producing MKRRGRSVQEYLSGVRVVKVFNRFSYEEERFQQNNQNLGSLSATAAKVGSVFSPLVNLAVNAGIVAIIWFGGLGVEHGSMQVGSIIAFTNYMMQILFAIMMVNNAFNMFVRAKASAERIGEIMNTEEDMVFPEPETEPVPGKGALVFQHVCFSHDQFSNHQDPFLKDIDFSVLPGEMVGITGPIASGKTTLVNLILRFYDPDHGRLMLDGTDVRSFSEEELRGKIALVPQRPLLFSGTVRENIRWGNEQASDEEIYEAARAAEADEFIRRTPDGYDSIIGQGGVNFSGGQKQRISIARALIRKPEILILDDATSAVDARTDKLIRKNISIAARHLTCIVISQRITSIMDADKIIVMNGGKIDAMGTHRELIRKSNYYREILQSQLGKEVESNG from the coding sequence ATGAAGAGGAGAGGNAGATCCGTTCAGGAGTACCTTTCCGGCGTTCGGGTTGTCAAGGTCTTCAATCGATTTTCCTATGAAGAGGAACGCTTTCAGCAAAATAACCAGAATCTCGGCAGCTTGTCAGCGACGGCTGCAAAAGTGGGGAGCGTATTTAGCCCGCTTGTTAATCTGGCTGTCAATGCGGGAATCGTTGCTATTATTTGGTTTGGCGGACTGGGGGTCGAGCACGGCTCAATGCAGGTTGGGTCGATTATTGCTTTTACCAATTACATGATGCAGATTCTTTTCGCAATCATGATGGTCAATAATGCATTCAATATGTTTGTCCGCGCAAAAGCTTCAGCTGAGCGAATCGGAGAAATCATGAACACGGAAGAAGATATGGTTTTTCCAGAACCTGAAACTGAACCGGTTCCTGGAAAAGGTGCACTGGTCTTTCAGCATGTTTGTTTTTCACATGATCAATTTTCCAATCATCAGGACCCTTTTCTGAAGGATATTGATTTTTCCGTGCTTCCTGGAGAGATGGTTGGCATTACTGGTCCGATTGCATCAGGTAAGACCACGCTTGTCAATCTGATCCTGCGGTTTTACGATCCCGATCATGGTCGTTTGATGCTGGACGGTACCGATGTCCGGTCGTTCAGTGAAGAGGAACTCAGGGGGAAAATAGCACTTGTACCGCAGCGGCCGCTTCTATTTTCAGGCACCGTAAGAGAAAATATCCGTTGGGGAAATGAGCAGGCGAGTGATGAGGAAATCTATGAGGCCGCAAGAGCTGCCGAGGCAGATGAGTTTATCCGCCGGACCCCGGATGGCTATGATTCAATAATTGGTCAGGGCGGTGTAAATTTCTCGGGAGGGCAGAAACAGCGTATTTCGATTGCCAGAGCCTTGATCCGCAAGCCTGAAATTTTGATTCTTGACGACGCGACCAGTGCGGTTGATGCGCGGACCGACAAACTGATCAGAAAAAATATATCGATTGCTGCCCGCCATCTCACGTGCATTGTTATCTCTCAGAGAATCACTTCAATTATGGACGCTGACAAAATCATCGTCATGAATGGCGGAAAAATTGATGCGATGGGCACACATCGTGAACTCATCCGTAAATCGAACTATTATCGGGAGATTCTTCAATCGCAGCTTGGGAAAGAGGTGGAAAGCAATGGCTGA
- a CDS encoding ABC transporter ATP-binding protein: MADRKSTEPAFQRPTLGRRGGRRRGAARFAPVEKPRNMKKTLFRLWNFFAQEKKALMTVSAFVLADALVSLLIPYFIGLAVNQIGMRPGAVNFPILFKILLVLGLFYMMDGLLTLLQGWIMASSGQKIVMSLRKSMFEKLQKLPIAFFDQNHHGDIMSRLTNDIENIDVTISQSTVELMNDIIMIVGSLALMIWISPLLTLASLIMVPLVFILTKTIASRTTKLFVDQQRELGTLNGQIEESISGLSVIKAFSHENEEIRDFNSINKRLTDVGMKAQVWSGYMMPLMNVINNLGFTAVASVGGFLAVKGLITVGMIASFLTYSRQFSRPLNDVASIFNTLQSAVAGAERVFEILDEKEEPEDHANARNIEAYKGEIIFNDVSFGYEPGHPILKHISFQVGSGDSVALVGPTGAGKTTIINLLTRFYDAGSGAIELDGIDIRDYKRSDYRRLFGIVLQDTYLFHGSFIENLRYGRLDATDEEVMKAAEAANADSFIRETSEGYQTVLQGNGDNLSEGQKQLLTIARAFLSDPDILVLDEATSHVDTQTEQKIQEGMSYLMKGRTSFIIAHRLSTIRNADKILVVENGEIAEQGTHKQLIEKRGIYYEMYRDQFSGQD; the protein is encoded by the coding sequence ATGGCTGACAGAAAAAGTACTGAGCCGGCTTTCCAACGCCCCACGCTTGGGCGAAGAGGGGGAAGAAGGCGCGGTGCCGCGCGTTTCGCTCCCGTTGAGAAGCCGAGAAATATGAAAAAAACACTGTTCAGACTCTGGAATTTCTTCGCACAAGAGAAGAAAGCACTGATGACGGTTTCCGCTTTCGTACTCGCCGATGCTTTGGTATCACTTCTGATTCCTTATTTTATTGGACTGGCAGTGAATCAGATTGGCATGCGGCCGGGTGCTGTCAATTTTCCGATTCTGTTTAAAATTCTTCTTGTTCTCGGCTTGTTTTACATGATGGACGGTCTGCTCACTCTGCTTCAGGGCTGGATTATGGCTTCTTCCGGACAGAAAATTGTCATGAGTCTGCGGAAGAGCATGTTTGAAAAATTGCAGAAATTGCCAATCGCTTTTTTTGATCAGAATCATCACGGTGATATCATGAGCCGGCTGACAAATGATATTGAAAATATTGATGTGACCATTTCCCAGTCTACGGTGGAGCTGATGAACGATATTATTATGATTGTCGGGTCTCTTGCACTGATGATCTGGATCAGTCCGCTTTTAACCTTGGCCAGTCTGATCATGGTGCCGCTTGTTTTCATTCTGACAAAAACGATCGCCTCAAGGACGACAAAATTATTTGTCGACCAGCAAAGGGAATTGGGGACGCTCAACGGCCAGATTGAAGAATCCATTTCAGGACTAAGCGTGATTAAAGCTTTCAGCCACGAGAATGAGGAAATCCGTGATTTCAATTCAATAAACAAACGTTTGACAGATGTCGGCATGAAAGCACAGGTCTGGTCGGGCTACATGATGCCTCTGATGAATGTGATCAATAATCTCGGCTTTACAGCTGTTGCATCGGTTGGTGGTTTTCTTGCAGTCAAGGGACTGATTACGGTCGGCATGATTGCCAGTTTTCTTACCTATTCAAGACAATTTTCGAGACCGCTTAATGATGTGGCCAGCATATTTAATACTTTGCAGTCGGCGGTAGCAGGTGCTGAACGTGTTTTTGAAATTCTGGATGAAAAAGAAGAACCCGAAGATCACGCAAATGCCCGCAATATAGAGGCTTACAAAGGTGAAATTATTTTTAACGATGTTTCTTTCGGGTATGAGCCCGGCCATCCGATTTTGAAACATATCAGTTTTCAGGTGGGTAGCGGGGATTCAGTTGCACTTGTCGGACCGACGGGTGCCGGGAAAACGACAATTATTAATTTGCTCACGCGATTTTATGATGCGGGCAGTGGCGCTATAGAATTGGATGGTATCGATATTCGCGATTACAAAAGATCGGACTATCGCAGATTGTTCGGCATTGTGCTCCAGGATACCTATTTGTTTCATGGCAGCTTTATTGAAAACCTGCGCTATGGAAGGCTCGACGCAACCGATGAAGAAGTTATGAAGGCTGCGGAAGCCGCAAATGCAGACAGTTTTATACGGGAAACGTCTGAAGGTTATCAGACTGTGCTCCAAGGAAATGGAGACAATTTAAGCGAAGGGCAGAAACAGTTGCTGACAATCGCCAGGGCATTTCTTTCCGATCCGGACATCCTTGTTCTGGACGAAGCGACGAGCCATGTCGACACGCAGACGGAGCAAAAGATACAAGAGGGAATGTCGTATTTGATGAAGGGGCGGACCAGCTTTATCATTGCCCATCGTCTGTCGACAATTAGAAATGCCGATAAGATCCTGGTGGTGGAAAATGGAGAGATTGCTGAGCAGGGTACCCATAAACAACTGATCGAAAAGCGCGGCATTTATTATGAGATGTACAGAGATCAGTTCTCCGGACAGGACTGA
- a CDS encoding DUF421 domain-containing protein, producing MAGILDVIIRTVVTFVLFMFIAHIIGKQAISQMTYHDFIASITLGSIAGNLTFNTTIQFSHFLIAALLFSGIIFLTTIFSLKSRKARAILNGEPTVVIENGKILEKNMGKLKLTMDSFNQALREKNAFDIDEVDFAVIEADGELSILKKQPYQTVTKKDLDIFSSGLSSFPVELIMDGQMINKNLEQNHLTKSWLLQEIKQRGLSPSNVSYCVRGTNRQLYFDLFNDKIHSPVDAES from the coding sequence ATGGCAGGGATTCTGGACGTTATTATTCGAACGGTTGTTACTTTTGTTTTATTTATGTTTATTGCGCATATTATTGGCAAACAGGCCATCTCGCAAATGACTTACCACGACTTTATTGCATCGATAACGTTAGGGTCAATTGCCGGAAATCTGACCTTTAACACGACGATCCAGTTTAGCCACTTCCTGATCGCAGCCTTACTGTTCAGCGGCATTATCTTTCTGACGACTATTTTTTCATTGAAAAGCAGAAAAGCGCGGGCCATATTAAACGGAGAACCAACTGTTGTCATTGAGAACGGGAAAATTCTTGAGAAAAACATGGGTAAATTGAAACTGACGATGGATTCTTTCAATCAGGCGCTCAGAGAAAAAAATGCATTCGATATTGACGAAGTGGATTTTGCGGTCATTGAAGCCGATGGAGAGCTTTCGATTTTAAAGAAACAGCCTTATCAGACGGTCACAAAAAAAGACCTGGACATTTTCTCGTCAGGTCTTTCTTCATTTCCTGTTGAACTGATCATGGATGGACAGATGATTAATAAAAATCTGGAACAAAACCATCTGACGAAAAGCTGGCTGCTTCAGGAAATTAAGCAGCGCGGATTGTCTCCATCCAACGTTTCCTATTGTGTCCGTGGCACAAACAGACAATTGTATTTTGATTTATTTAATGACAAAATCCATTCTCCTGTCGATGCTGAATCATAA